The following proteins are co-located in the Microcystis wesenbergii NRERC-220 genome:
- a CDS encoding chromosome segregation ATPase, with the protein MSKGKELTENLVKRESIDSLTRWPEKTKSFLFLFWYRYQHRFTWKVWAALFVVVFGSVGFLATWQLLNMQKSPNCPKIFWPIASASLRLYCAQLSADSRTVAGLLEAIALVEALPDDHPLRSQVNQQVEEWARDILNLAEKDYQAGNLRQAIAKARQIPDNMAVAAIIEERIAKWQGTWTEGNEILSKLEENLRASNWNQSFRLAVDLLNLNNEYWATVKYNEAIAKITVAREDSSKLDNAFNLFARGGLDNWFKVIEEARKIQASSYAYQEAEKLIGKTEDKLQEYAERLIERKQWQALRDLANQTPKDLKIKEDVTDWSLLSTAALDAEAGTVEGLEAGILGLEQIDPSRPLHQTALGMRERWQLQVQDLRILSEARDLAQAGTIEQYSAAIAKAGEVPRNNPLWSQAQQEIGSWNRQIQVIEDRPILERAREIALPGDINSLSNAIIQARAIANNRVLYRDAQREIRDWQARIERMEDQPILDQAQALANLKDYSTAIETANQIPPGRALSGEASQNIRRWRRELRASQNLQQANQLAATGTAEGLTRAIALVTNISTKTDAGVQRSELLERWSYQLLSLATAQANNGRYLEAIRLAESVSPESTAYSSARSQMQGWRNILQPPAPPPIVESTPLSPESPIEAPSPGQ; encoded by the coding sequence ATGTCTAAAGGAAAAGAATTAACCGAAAATCTAGTCAAACGAGAATCGATTGACTCCCTGACTCGTTGGCCTGAGAAAACTAAGTCTTTTCTTTTTCTCTTTTGGTACCGATACCAGCATCGTTTCACTTGGAAAGTTTGGGCGGCTTTATTTGTCGTGGTCTTTGGCAGTGTTGGCTTTCTCGCCACTTGGCAGTTATTAAATATGCAGAAGTCGCCCAATTGCCCAAAAATCTTCTGGCCCATCGCTTCTGCGTCCCTGCGTCTCTACTGCGCTCAACTTTCCGCCGATAGTCGCACCGTGGCAGGTTTACTCGAGGCAATTGCCCTAGTGGAAGCTTTACCCGATGACCATCCCCTGCGATCGCAAGTTAATCAACAGGTGGAAGAATGGGCGCGAGATATCCTGAATTTGGCTGAAAAAGACTATCAAGCGGGAAATTTAAGGCAAGCGATCGCTAAAGCCCGTCAAATCCCCGATAATATGGCAGTAGCGGCAATTATTGAAGAAAGAATCGCTAAGTGGCAAGGAACCTGGACGGAAGGCAACGAGATATTAAGCAAACTAGAGGAAAATCTCCGCGCTTCCAACTGGAATCAATCTTTCCGTCTAGCGGTGGATTTATTGAACTTAAATAACGAATATTGGGCAACGGTTAAATATAATGAAGCGATCGCTAAAATTACCGTCGCCCGGGAAGATAGTAGTAAATTAGATAATGCCTTTAATCTCTTTGCCCGGGGCGGTCTCGACAATTGGTTCAAAGTCATCGAAGAAGCTAGAAAAATTCAAGCCAGCAGTTATGCCTATCAGGAGGCAGAAAAATTAATCGGGAAAACCGAAGATAAACTGCAAGAATATGCCGAAAGATTAATTGAGCGGAAGCAATGGCAAGCTCTTCGGGATTTGGCTAACCAAACCCCCAAAGACCTCAAAATTAAAGAAGATGTCACCGATTGGTCTCTCTTGTCCACAGCGGCCTTGGATGCGGAAGCCGGCACGGTGGAGGGATTGGAAGCTGGCATACTGGGACTAGAACAAATCGACCCTTCTCGACCCCTCCATCAAACGGCCCTAGGCATGAGGGAACGCTGGCAGTTACAGGTACAGGATCTAAGAATACTGTCTGAGGCTAGAGATTTAGCACAAGCAGGGACGATCGAGCAGTATAGCGCCGCGATCGCGAAAGCGGGCGAGGTTCCCCGGAATAACCCCCTCTGGTCGCAAGCACAGCAGGAAATTGGCTCTTGGAATCGTCAAATACAAGTCATTGAAGACCGACCGATTTTAGAACGCGCGCGGGAAATAGCTCTCCCTGGCGATATTAACTCCCTCAGTAACGCTATTATTCAGGCGCGAGCCATCGCTAACAATCGGGTCCTATACAGAGATGCTCAACGGGAAATTCGCGACTGGCAAGCGCGGATTGAACGCATGGAGGATCAACCCATTTTAGATCAGGCTCAAGCTTTGGCCAATCTCAAAGACTATAGCACGGCGATCGAAACTGCCAATCAAATTCCCCCCGGTCGCGCTCTTTCCGGGGAAGCATCCCAAAATATCCGTCGTTGGCGCCGAGAATTGCGGGCCAGTCAAAATCTCCAACAGGCTAATCAATTAGCGGCGACGGGAACCGCAGAAGGTTTAACCCGGGCGATTGCTTTAGTTACCAATATTTCCACTAAAACCGATGCGGGTGTGCAACGGAGTGAATTGCTGGAACGTTGGAGTTATCAGCTTTTGTCTTTAGCCACGGCCCAAGCTAATAATGGCCGTTATCTGGAAGCTATTCGCCTTGCTGAATCCGTATCCCCAGAAAGTACCGCTTACAGTTCGGCTCGCTCCCAAATGCAAGGCTGGCGCAATATTCTCCAACCTCCGGCCCCACCGCCAATAGTTGAATCGACTCCCCTTTCCCCAGAGTCCCCGATAGAAGCACCGAGTCCGGGTCAATAA